The following are from one region of the Streptomyces tuirus genome:
- a CDS encoding acyltransferase family protein, with the protein MTETVVSTRKPRPGVAVLVEPPGATTVPRRAKDSGGRLRALDGLRLVAALMVALYHYGGRGGEVSQAWGTSPQEQFPTLHPLFAYGCLGVQVFFVISGFVICMSGWGRPLTSFFASRASRLLPAYWAAVLLVTAVFALPVVAYQAVSPSDALVNLTMLQMPLGVDRVLGVCWTLWAEVRFYALFALCVVLPGANRRRVIMFCAGWMLAAVIAENANMPLLDIVLMPEYAPFFIGGVGLYLVHRDRRDVHGWGIVAVSWLIGQHYAVRGLWHAPDPEAFSYRSSFGIIAVVTFGFVAVAAIALGLLGRVNWRWLTVAGALTYPFYLVHEHLGWVVIHALHRSVGLPSGVTFALTVASMLLLAWLLHKYVEKSLTPRLRTALAKTR; encoded by the coding sequence GTGACCGAGACGGTCGTCAGCACCCGCAAGCCCCGGCCCGGCGTCGCCGTGCTGGTCGAACCACCGGGGGCCACGACCGTCCCACGGCGCGCGAAGGACTCCGGCGGGCGGCTGCGCGCCCTCGACGGACTGCGGCTGGTGGCCGCGCTGATGGTGGCGCTGTACCACTACGGCGGACGCGGCGGTGAGGTCTCCCAGGCCTGGGGCACCTCACCTCAGGAGCAGTTCCCCACCCTGCACCCGCTGTTCGCCTACGGCTGCCTCGGCGTCCAGGTCTTCTTCGTGATCAGCGGTTTCGTGATCTGCATGAGCGGCTGGGGCCGTCCTCTGACGTCGTTCTTCGCCTCCCGCGCGTCCCGGCTGCTGCCCGCCTACTGGGCGGCCGTCCTGCTGGTGACCGCCGTCTTCGCGCTGCCGGTGGTCGCCTACCAGGCCGTGTCGCCGAGCGACGCCCTGGTGAACCTGACGATGCTCCAGATGCCCCTGGGCGTCGACCGGGTGCTCGGGGTGTGCTGGACCCTGTGGGCGGAGGTCCGCTTCTACGCCCTGTTCGCCCTGTGCGTCGTGCTGCCCGGGGCGAACCGCCGCCGGGTGATCATGTTCTGCGCGGGCTGGATGCTGGCCGCGGTGATCGCGGAGAACGCGAACATGCCGCTGCTCGACATCGTCCTGATGCCCGAGTACGCGCCCTTCTTCATCGGCGGTGTCGGCCTCTACCTCGTGCACCGCGACCGGCGGGACGTCCACGGGTGGGGCATCGTGGCCGTCAGCTGGCTGATCGGCCAGCACTACGCGGTGCGGGGGCTGTGGCACGCCCCGGACCCGGAGGCCTTCTCCTACCGCTCCTCGTTCGGGATCATCGCCGTCGTCACGTTCGGTTTCGTGGCGGTCGCCGCGATCGCGCTGGGTCTGCTGGGCCGGGTGAACTGGCGGTGGCTGACCGTCGCGGGCGCGCTGACGTACCCGTTCTACCTGGTCCACGAGCATCTCGGCTGGGTGGTGATCCATGCCCTGCACCGCTCTGTGGGGCTGCCCTCGGGGGTGACGTTCGCGCTCACGGTGGCGTCAATGCTCCTGCTGGCGTGGTTGCTGCACAAATATGTGGAGAAGTCGCTGACGCCCCGGCTGCGGACGGCGCTGGCGAAGACCCGCTGA
- a CDS encoding acyl-CoA mutase large subunit family protein: MARESESGLPIEPVYGPQALEGWDPAEKLGEPGAYPYTRGVYPSMYTGRPWTMRQYAGFGTATESNARYRQLIAHGTTGLSVAFDLPTQMGHDSDAPIAHGEVGKVGVAIDSIDDMRVLFDGIPLEKVSTSMTINAPAALLLLLYQLVAEEQGVAADRLTGTIQNDVLKEYIARGTYIFPPKPSLRLIADIFQYCRAEMPRWNTISISGYHMAEAGASPAQEIAFTLADGIEYVRTAVAAGMDVDDFAPRLSFFFVARTTLLEEVAKFRAARRIWARVMREEFGARDPRSLMLRFHTQTAGVQLTAQQPEVNLVRVAVQGLAAVLGGTQSLHTNSFDEAIALPTDKSARLALRTQQVLAHETDVTATVDPFAGSYAIEKLTDDVEAAAVELMDRVEEMGGAVEAIERGFQKDEIERNAYRIAQETDSGERVVVGVNRFRLDEEEPYEPLRVDPAIEARQAERLATLRAERDQPAVDTALAALGKAAQGDDNVLSPMKEALRARATVGEVCNALREVWGPHVPSDAF; the protein is encoded by the coding sequence ATGGCGCGTGAGTCGGAGTCCGGACTGCCCATCGAGCCGGTCTACGGGCCGCAGGCCCTCGAGGGCTGGGATCCGGCGGAGAAGCTGGGGGAGCCGGGGGCGTACCCGTACACCCGTGGCGTGTACCCGTCGATGTACACGGGCCGCCCCTGGACGATGCGCCAGTACGCGGGTTTCGGCACGGCGACGGAGTCCAACGCCCGCTACCGGCAGCTGATCGCCCATGGCACGACGGGCCTGTCGGTCGCCTTCGACCTGCCCACCCAGATGGGCCACGACTCGGATGCGCCGATCGCGCACGGCGAGGTCGGCAAGGTGGGCGTGGCGATCGACTCGATCGACGACATGCGGGTGCTGTTCGACGGGATCCCGCTGGAGAAGGTCTCGACGTCGATGACGATCAACGCCCCGGCCGCCCTGTTGCTGCTGCTGTACCAGCTGGTCGCCGAGGAGCAGGGGGTCGCTGCGGACCGGCTGACCGGCACGATCCAGAACGACGTGCTGAAGGAGTACATCGCCCGGGGCACCTACATCTTCCCGCCCAAGCCGTCGCTGCGGCTGATCGCGGACATCTTCCAGTACTGCCGGGCGGAGATGCCGAGGTGGAACACCATCTCCATCTCCGGCTACCACATGGCCGAGGCGGGGGCCTCGCCCGCGCAGGAGATCGCCTTCACCCTGGCCGACGGCATCGAGTACGTGCGCACCGCCGTCGCCGCGGGCATGGACGTCGACGATTTCGCGCCCCGTCTGTCGTTCTTCTTCGTGGCCCGCACCACCCTGCTGGAAGAGGTCGCCAAGTTCCGTGCCGCGCGGCGGATCTGGGCGCGGGTGATGCGCGAGGAGTTCGGCGCGCGCGACCCCAGGTCGCTGATGCTGCGCTTCCACACCCAGACCGCCGGGGTGCAGCTGACCGCCCAGCAGCCCGAGGTGAACCTGGTCCGGGTCGCCGTCCAGGGCCTGGCCGCGGTGCTGGGCGGCACACAGTCGCTGCACACCAACTCCTTCGACGAGGCCATCGCGCTGCCCACCGACAAGTCCGCCCGTCTCGCCCTGCGCACCCAGCAGGTCCTCGCCCACGAGACCGACGTGACCGCCACCGTCGACCCGTTCGCCGGGTCCTACGCCATCGAGAAGCTGACCGACGACGTCGAAGCGGCGGCCGTGGAGCTGATGGACAGGGTCGAGGAGATGGGCGGCGCGGTCGAGGCCATCGAACGCGGCTTCCAGAAGGACGAGATCGAGCGCAACGCCTACCGCATCGCCCAGGAGACCGACTCCGGCGAGCGGGTCGTGGTCGGGGTCAACCGCTTCCGGCTCGACGAGGAAGAGCCCTACGAGCCCCTGCGTGTGGACCCCGCCATCGAAGCCCGCCAGGCCGAACGCCTGGCCACCCTCCGGGCCGAACGCGACCAGCCGGCCGTCGACACGGCCCTCGCCGCGCTGGGGAAGGCCGCCCAGGGTGACGACAACGTCCTCTCCCCCATGAAGGAAGCGCTCCGGGCCAGGGCCACCGTCGGTGAGGTCTGCAACGCGCTGCGCGAGGTGTGGGGGCCGCACGTCCCGTCCGACGCCTTCTGA
- a CDS encoding alpha-2,8-polysialyltransferase family protein, giving the protein MPGTTQIFCASTLYGVATLAAAIDSGLFDEPDRRILLVFNNSATPETTPALDEMPGFAPLREHFDEVLSWNEAIRPFHPGAWTPRADDVPLFERYLRMLWNLGDDRVSLVLESIQVAPALTVAQLFTDAPVDVYADGLMSYGPTRNKLDPLVGTRVRRLLHLDLVPGLTPMLLTEFGVPAHLVPTPAFLKVLGEVTETVPDLPDVPGDSALLLGQYLSALNILSPEEEEDLHVRMMRGAVARGHRTVVFKPHPTAPARYSRALETEADKLGVDLTVLDTPVLAEVLFDRARPALVVGCFSTALFTASAFYDLPVARIGTELLLERLTPYQNSNRVPATLADALLPGLESATDGDVLPAELLSGLLTALGFTMQPQIYPELRPQAERFLARHLGQRTRRYFKKRRLTALGLPGGIPQRLAFLPRNSTARRVVRRARALRKAVRR; this is encoded by the coding sequence ATGCCCGGGACCACTCAGATCTTCTGCGCCTCGACGCTCTACGGCGTCGCCACCCTGGCCGCCGCGATCGACTCCGGCCTCTTCGACGAGCCGGACCGCCGGATCCTGCTGGTGTTCAACAACTCCGCGACGCCGGAGACCACCCCGGCCCTCGACGAGATGCCGGGTTTCGCGCCGCTGCGCGAGCACTTCGACGAGGTGCTGTCCTGGAACGAGGCGATCCGCCCCTTCCACCCCGGGGCGTGGACGCCGCGCGCCGACGACGTCCCGCTCTTCGAGCGCTATCTGCGGATGCTGTGGAACCTCGGCGACGACCGGGTGAGCCTGGTGCTGGAGTCCATCCAGGTGGCGCCCGCGCTGACGGTGGCCCAGCTGTTCACCGACGCCCCCGTCGACGTGTACGCCGACGGGCTGATGAGCTACGGCCCCACCCGCAACAAGCTCGACCCGCTGGTCGGCACGCGCGTGCGGCGGCTGCTGCACCTCGATCTGGTGCCGGGGCTCACGCCGATGCTGCTCACCGAGTTCGGCGTGCCGGCGCACCTGGTGCCGACGCCCGCGTTTCTGAAGGTGCTCGGCGAGGTCACCGAGACCGTGCCCGACCTGCCGGACGTGCCCGGCGACTCGGCGCTGCTGCTCGGCCAGTACCTCTCCGCGCTGAACATCCTCTCCCCCGAGGAGGAGGAGGACCTGCACGTGCGGATGATGCGGGGCGCCGTCGCCCGCGGCCACCGCACGGTCGTCTTCAAGCCCCACCCGACCGCACCGGCCCGCTACAGCCGCGCCCTGGAGACCGAGGCCGACAAGCTCGGCGTGGACCTCACCGTGCTGGACACGCCCGTGCTCGCCGAGGTGCTGTTCGACCGCGCCCGGCCCGCCCTGGTCGTCGGCTGCTTCTCGACCGCCCTGTTCACCGCGTCGGCGTTCTACGACCTGCCGGTCGCCCGCATCGGCACCGAGCTGCTGCTGGAGCGGCTGACGCCGTACCAGAACAGCAACCGGGTCCCGGCCACGCTGGCGGACGCGCTGCTGCCCGGCCTGGAGAGCGCAACGGACGGCGACGTCCTGCCGGCCGAGCTGCTGTCCGGCCTCCTCACGGCCCTCGGGTTCACCATGCAGCCGCAGATCTACCCGGAGCTGCGCCCGCAGGCCGAGCGGTTCCTCGCCCGGCACCTCGGCCAGCGCACCCGGCGCTACTTCAAGAAGCGCCGCCTCACCGCGCTCGGACTGCCCGGGGGCATTCCGCAGCGGCTGGCGTTCCTGCCGCGCAACTCCACGGCACGCCGGGTGGTCAGGCGGGCCCGGGCCCTGCGCAAGGCGGTCCGCCGCTGA
- a CDS encoding glycosyltransferase family 2 protein has product MPKLSVIVPFYNVQQYAPDTLRSLRLNTDRDFEFILVDDHSKDETPAILERAAEDLSDVAQVRYIRHEKNGGLATARNTGLDAAQGEYLTFLDGDDWLAPGYFAELVSAMDDLGCDFVRTDHVQATARARSVSRVPIGRRWEVFSPREAILPAHRSTSVDYAYAWAGAYHRRLVDRGLLHFTDGLRTAEDRPWIWKLHREAESFAVVSLLGVFYRRGVASSLTQIGDVRQLDFIRAFDQVIEETAADRDADRLLPKAVRTYCAIIAHHLSNEDRFEPAVARQLRSMSAAAIKRMPQDALGDALEAMDMDRSSKLRRLRRRVTTTGAAA; this is encoded by the coding sequence GTGCCTAAGCTTTCCGTGATCGTGCCGTTCTACAACGTGCAGCAATATGCCCCGGACACCCTCAGAAGCCTTCGCTTGAACACCGACCGCGATTTCGAGTTCATCCTGGTCGACGACCATTCGAAGGACGAAACCCCGGCCATTCTCGAACGAGCGGCCGAGGACCTTTCGGATGTCGCCCAGGTGCGGTACATCCGCCACGAGAAGAACGGTGGGCTCGCCACCGCCCGCAACACCGGCCTGGACGCGGCGCAGGGCGAGTACCTGACGTTCCTGGACGGCGACGACTGGCTGGCCCCCGGCTACTTCGCCGAACTGGTGTCCGCGATGGACGACCTGGGGTGCGACTTCGTACGCACCGACCATGTGCAGGCCACCGCCCGGGCCCGTTCCGTGAGCAGGGTGCCGATCGGCCGGCGCTGGGAGGTGTTCAGCCCGCGCGAGGCGATCCTGCCCGCCCACCGCTCGACCTCGGTGGACTACGCCTACGCCTGGGCCGGCGCCTACCACCGCCGCCTGGTCGACCGGGGCCTGCTGCACTTCACCGACGGGCTGCGCACGGCCGAGGACCGGCCGTGGATCTGGAAGCTGCACCGCGAGGCGGAGTCGTTCGCCGTGGTGAGCCTGCTGGGCGTGTTCTACCGGCGCGGGGTGGCCTCGTCCCTGACGCAGATCGGCGACGTCCGCCAGCTCGACTTCATCCGGGCCTTCGACCAGGTGATCGAGGAGACGGCCGCGGACCGCGACGCCGACCGGCTGCTGCCGAAGGCGGTGCGGACCTACTGCGCGATCATCGCCCACCACCTCTCCAACGAAGACAGGTTCGAACCGGCCGTGGCCAGGCAGCTGCGGTCGATGAGCGCGGCGGCCATCAAGCGCATGCCGCAGGACGCGCTCGGTGACGCACTGGAGGCCATGGACATGGACCGATCGTCCAAGCTGCGGCGGCTGCGGCGCCGGGTCACCACGACGGGAGCGGCCGCCTGA
- a CDS encoding class I SAM-dependent methyltransferase yields MTNAQATDKHPGELADVPGWFPPLDQMLFTWFLEQQQKAGIRGDLLELGVYMGKSAILLGHHLQDGERFTVCDLFEGDAPDEANKAESSKSYASLTQQAFERNYLSFHDTLPTVITGPSSLVDEKVAPDSCRFIHIDASHLYEHVYGDIGAAHDILLPEGVVVLDDFRSEHTPGVSVAAWEAVLNRGLRPVCLSTQKMYATWGDPEPLQEELLEMLGQRSDVGLSVQEAAGHRLIRTRSRGMKPPAFPPSRHYEEPAPAPAAAPTVTETRAARPARPAPSRARRLAKDLLPPVVTRAVRRARAKRP; encoded by the coding sequence ATGACCAACGCACAGGCAACCGACAAGCACCCCGGCGAACTCGCCGACGTCCCCGGCTGGTTCCCGCCGCTGGACCAGATGCTGTTCACCTGGTTCCTCGAGCAGCAGCAGAAGGCCGGCATAAGGGGTGACCTGCTCGAACTCGGCGTCTACATGGGCAAGAGCGCGATCCTCCTCGGTCACCACCTCCAGGACGGCGAACGGTTCACCGTCTGCGACCTCTTCGAGGGCGACGCCCCGGACGAGGCCAACAAGGCGGAGTCGTCGAAGTCGTACGCCTCGCTCACCCAGCAGGCCTTCGAGCGGAACTACCTCTCCTTCCACGACACCCTGCCGACGGTGATCACCGGCCCCAGCTCCCTGGTGGACGAGAAGGTGGCCCCGGACAGCTGCCGCTTCATCCACATCGACGCCTCGCACCTGTACGAGCACGTGTACGGCGACATCGGCGCGGCCCACGACATCCTGCTGCCCGAGGGGGTCGTGGTCCTCGACGACTTCCGCTCCGAGCACACCCCGGGTGTCTCGGTCGCCGCCTGGGAGGCCGTCCTCAACCGCGGTCTGCGCCCGGTCTGCCTCAGCACGCAGAAGATGTACGCCACCTGGGGCGACCCCGAGCCGCTCCAGGAGGAACTGCTGGAGATGCTGGGGCAGCGCTCGGACGTCGGGCTGAGCGTGCAGGAGGCGGCCGGACACCGGCTGATCCGGACCCGCTCCCGGGGCATGAAGCCGCCGGCCTTCCCGCCCTCACGGCACTACGAGGAGCCGGCGCCCGCACCGGCGGCCGCCCCCACGGTCACCGAGACGCGGGCGGCGCGCCCGGCCCGTCCCGCCCCGTCCCGGGCCCGGCGGCTCGCCAAAGACCTGCTGCCGCCCGTGGTCACCCGGGCCGTACGACGGGCCCGCGCGAAACGGCCCTGA
- a CDS encoding RNA polymerase sigma factor, with protein sequence MGQGTEPRRGQAYDGELGAAVARAQQGDEAAFADAYRLVQPGLLGYLRGLVGDDAEDVASDAWLEIARDLGRFRGDGAGFRGWTATIARHRALDHLRRQRVRPRSSALEQDVLELPGPQSTHDQALEAISTEHALELVRGLPRDQAEAVLLRVVVGLDGPAAARVLGKRPGAVRTAAYRGLKRLAAQLGAESVTDEGPRTLGEST encoded by the coding sequence TTGGGTCAGGGAACGGAACCCCGGCGCGGGCAGGCGTACGACGGGGAACTGGGCGCGGCCGTCGCGCGGGCCCAGCAGGGTGACGAGGCGGCCTTCGCGGACGCCTACCGTCTCGTGCAGCCCGGGCTGCTCGGCTACCTGCGCGGTCTGGTCGGCGATGACGCGGAGGACGTGGCGTCCGACGCCTGGCTGGAGATCGCCCGGGACCTCGGGCGGTTCCGGGGCGACGGGGCCGGCTTCCGCGGCTGGACGGCGACCATCGCCCGGCACCGGGCGCTGGACCACCTGCGCCGGCAGCGGGTACGGCCCCGGTCGTCCGCGCTGGAGCAGGACGTCCTGGAACTGCCGGGACCGCAGAGCACGCACGACCAGGCGCTGGAGGCCATCTCCACCGAGCACGCCCTGGAGCTGGTCCGGGGGCTGCCGCGCGACCAGGCCGAGGCCGTGCTGCTGCGTGTCGTGGTCGGCCTCGACGGCCCGGCCGCGGCGCGGGTTCTGGGCAAACGGCCGGGCGCGGTGCGCACGGCCGCCTACCGGGGCCTGAAACGCCTCGCCGCGCAGCTGGGCGCGGAGAGTGTGACGGATGAGGGTCCCCGGACGCTGGGTGAGTCGACATAG
- a CDS encoding RNA polymerase sigma factor, which yields MLGDDAELTAAVRAAQDGDDNAFRTVYRTVHPRLLGYVRTLVGDPDAEDVTSEAWLQIARDLERFTGDADRFRGWAARIARNRALDHIRMRGRRPAIGGDETELTGRAAESDTAGEAIEALATDGAFSLISRLPQDQAEAVVLRVVVGLDAKSAAETLGKRPGAVRTAAHRGLKRLAELLGDDPQADPESAGVLDALPPQRERRGGAVTSAGVTHSVARTQKDV from the coding sequence GTGCTGGGGGACGACGCGGAGCTGACCGCCGCGGTGCGCGCGGCACAGGACGGAGACGACAACGCGTTCCGGACTGTGTACCGCACCGTGCATCCGCGGCTGCTCGGGTACGTACGGACGCTGGTCGGCGACCCCGACGCCGAGGATGTGACGTCGGAGGCGTGGCTTCAGATAGCCCGCGATCTGGAGCGGTTCACCGGCGACGCCGACCGGTTCCGCGGCTGGGCCGCCCGGATCGCCCGCAACCGCGCGCTGGACCACATACGCATGCGCGGTCGCCGGCCGGCGATCGGCGGTGACGAGACCGAGCTGACCGGTCGTGCCGCCGAGTCGGACACCGCCGGCGAGGCCATCGAGGCGCTCGCCACCGACGGCGCGTTCTCCCTGATCTCCCGGCTGCCGCAGGACCAGGCCGAAGCGGTCGTGCTGCGCGTGGTGGTGGGGCTCGACGCGAAGTCCGCCGCCGAGACACTCGGCAAGCGCCCGGGCGCGGTCCGCACGGCTGCGCACCGGGGTCTGAAGCGGCTCGCCGAACTGCTCGGCGACGACCCGCAGGCCGATCCGGAATCGGCCGGGGTGCTCGACGCCCTGCCGCCCCAGCGAGAACGGCGTGGCGGTGCCGTGACGTCCGCAGGTGTGACGCATAGCGTTGCGCGGACGCAGAAGGATGTGTGA
- a CDS encoding L,D-transpeptidase family protein: protein MGRAFVAGLAVLAALTGCTVQTPDREGKRRSPVHIELPGDTPAPDRTPAGGGAPSAAPAPDDDKPGAAPAPPRVLWSRGDTGRDVRELQARLRQVAWLFEGPTGTYGEQTERAVSGFQGKRGLPRTGKTDAVTWQRLVRMTREPGRWDLYLMGGQQADPPDARCRTGRVLCIDKTSRTLRWMIDGRTLSTMAVRFGSRGTPTREGVFSVYWKSRDHVSTLYDSPMPYAMFFSGGQAVHFSADFAARGYAGGSHGCVNVRDEPAIAELYAQVRNGDKVVVSW from the coding sequence ATGGGAAGAGCGTTCGTAGCGGGACTCGCCGTGCTGGCCGCGCTGACCGGCTGCACGGTGCAGACCCCCGACCGCGAGGGGAAACGCCGCTCGCCGGTGCACATCGAGCTGCCCGGCGACACCCCGGCCCCGGACCGCACGCCCGCCGGCGGCGGCGCGCCGAGCGCCGCGCCCGCACCGGACGACGACAAGCCGGGTGCCGCACCCGCCCCGCCCCGTGTGCTGTGGTCCCGCGGTGACACCGGCCGGGACGTCCGGGAGCTCCAGGCCCGGCTGCGGCAGGTCGCCTGGCTCTTCGAGGGGCCGACCGGGACGTACGGCGAACAGACGGAGCGCGCGGTCAGCGGCTTCCAGGGCAAGCGCGGGCTGCCGCGCACCGGGAAGACCGACGCCGTCACCTGGCAGCGGCTGGTGCGTATGACGCGCGAGCCGGGCCGGTGGGACCTCTATCTGATGGGCGGCCAGCAGGCCGACCCGCCGGACGCGCGCTGCCGGACCGGCCGGGTGCTGTGCATCGACAAGACCAGCAGGACGCTGCGCTGGATGATCGACGGCCGGACCCTGTCGACGATGGCGGTCCGCTTCGGCTCGCGGGGCACGCCGACCCGGGAGGGCGTCTTCTCCGTCTACTGGAAGTCCCGCGACCACGTCTCGACGCTCTACGACTCGCCCATGCCCTACGCGATGTTCTTCAGCGGCGGCCAGGCCGTGCACTTCTCGGCGGACTTCGCCGCCCGGGGCTACGCGGGCGGCTCGCACGGCTGCGTCAACGTCCGGGACGAGCCGGCGATCGCGGAGCTCTACGCGCAGGTCCGCAACGGCGACAAGGTCGTCGTGTCCTGGTGA
- the leuE gene encoding leucine efflux protein LeuE produces MFGVIDLPTYLAGLVLIILLPGPNSLYVLSVAARRGVRAGYTASAGVWCGDAVLMTLSAAGVASLLQANAVLFAVVKYAGAGYLTWLAIGMLRAAWGMWRTRGERTAGGEAPAPAEERPFRRAFVVSLFNPKAILFFVAFFVQFVDPHYAYPALSFVVLGALAQFASVLYLSALIFGGTRLAAAFRRRRRLSAGATSAAGALFLGFAVKLSLASS; encoded by the coding sequence ATGTTCGGTGTCATCGATCTGCCCACCTATCTGGCGGGCCTCGTCCTGATCATTCTGCTGCCCGGCCCCAACTCGCTGTACGTGCTGTCCGTGGCGGCCCGCCGCGGTGTGCGCGCCGGGTACACCGCGTCCGCCGGAGTCTGGTGCGGGGACGCGGTGTTGATGACGCTGTCCGCGGCCGGGGTCGCCTCGCTGCTCCAGGCGAACGCCGTGCTGTTCGCCGTCGTCAAGTACGCGGGGGCCGGATATCTGACCTGGCTGGCCATCGGCATGCTGCGGGCCGCGTGGGGCATGTGGCGCACCCGCGGGGAGCGGACCGCCGGGGGTGAGGCGCCCGCGCCCGCCGAGGAGCGGCCCTTCCGCCGTGCCTTCGTCGTCAGCCTGTTCAACCCCAAGGCGATCCTCTTCTTCGTCGCCTTCTTCGTGCAGTTCGTGGATCCGCACTACGCATATCCGGCCCTGTCCTTCGTCGTGCTCGGCGCCCTCGCCCAGTTCGCCAGCGTGCTCTACCTCAGCGCGCTGATATTCGGCGGCACCAGGCTGGCCGCGGCCTTCCGCCGCCGCCGGCGGCTGTCGGCCGGGGCGACCTCGGCGGCGGGCGCGCTGTTCCTGGGGTTCGCGGTGAAGCTGTCGCTGGCGAGTTCTTAG
- a CDS encoding N-acetylmuramoyl-L-alanine amidase, which yields MTPRLLRTAVATALALGALGLAQPARATSSDGVHTLRVPDGDPHDRSLAPRTTEPFSLIGVTWDDPDAALDGTVQVRTRSRESGAWSTWRLLDGDSRTPETGPDRDRSGVRGSTQPLWTGPSDGVQVRVAGSHLPEGLRVELVDPEAGPDSPHTAVVDPGVVPPAAGPQAAERPAMTSRSAWGADESLVKDPPTYTGDTKAVFVHHTAGTNDYTCSQSASIVRGVFLYHVQSNGWNDIGYHFLVDKCGTVFEGRAGGVDKPVLGAHTYGFNTATSSVSVLGDYSAAATNAAVRASVAKVAAWKLGLYGLDPTGTSVLTSGADNGKYKLGQKVTFHRISGHRDGYPTECPGQHLYDDLPEIRTLAANAGKQTEPAAEPPGLPEEDETEDVAEGVLGR from the coding sequence ATGACACCCCGCCTCCTGCGCACCGCCGTCGCCACCGCCCTGGCCCTCGGCGCACTCGGACTGGCCCAGCCCGCCCGTGCCACCTCCTCGGACGGTGTGCACACCCTCCGGGTGCCGGACGGAGACCCCCACGACCGGTCTCTCGCACCGCGCACCACCGAGCCGTTCAGCCTGATCGGCGTCACCTGGGACGACCCGGACGCGGCCCTGGACGGCACCGTCCAGGTGCGCACCCGCTCCCGGGAGAGCGGCGCGTGGAGCACATGGCGCCTCCTGGACGGCGACAGCCGTACGCCCGAGACCGGCCCCGACCGCGACCGGTCCGGGGTGCGCGGCAGCACCCAGCCGTTGTGGACCGGGCCCTCGGACGGCGTCCAGGTGCGCGTCGCGGGCTCGCACCTGCCGGAGGGGCTGCGCGTCGAACTGGTCGACCCCGAGGCCGGGCCGGACTCCCCGCACACCGCGGTCGTCGACCCGGGCGTCGTCCCGCCGGCCGCCGGTCCGCAGGCGGCCGAGCGTCCCGCCATGACCTCGCGCTCCGCCTGGGGCGCGGACGAGTCCCTGGTGAAGGACCCGCCCACCTACACCGGCGACACCAAGGCGGTGTTCGTCCACCACACGGCGGGCACCAACGACTACACCTGCTCCCAGTCGGCGTCGATCGTGCGCGGCGTGTTCCTCTACCACGTGCAGAGCAACGGCTGGAACGACATCGGCTACCACTTCCTCGTCGACAAGTGCGGCACCGTCTTCGAGGGCCGTGCGGGCGGCGTCGACAAGCCCGTCCTCGGCGCGCACACCTACGGGTTCAACACCGCCACCAGCAGCGTCTCGGTGCTCGGCGACTACTCCGCGGCGGCCACGAACGCCGCGGTGCGCGCGTCGGTCGCGAAGGTCGCCGCGTGGAAGCTCGGCCTCTACGGCCTCGACCCGACCGGGACGAGCGTGCTGACCTCCGGGGCCGACAACGGCAAGTACAAGCTGGGCCAGAAGGTGACGTTCCACCGCATCTCCGGCCACCGCGACGGCTACCCGACCGAGTGCCCCGGGCAGCACCTCTACGACGATCTGCCCGAGATCCGCACCCTGGCCGCGAACGCCGGCAAGCAGACCGAGCCGGCCGCCGAGCCGCCAGGGCTCCCGGAGGAGGACGAGACCGAGGACGTCGCCGAGGGCGTGCTCGGGCGCTGA